A part of Candidatus Eremiobacteraceae bacterium genomic DNA contains:
- a CDS encoding 2,3,4,5-tetrahydropyridine-2,6-dicarboxylate N-succinyltransferase, giving the protein MDPKYEPLQPIISGAFSDRSLLHDSAVRTAVNRAIAGLDCGELRVAEQAGDSGWVVNAWLKEAILLYFLLHESTSSEAGPLAFFDKIPPKNKWAGSGVRVVPPGVARYGSYLAPGVILMPGFVNIGAWVGEGTMVDTWATVGSCAQIGAGVHLSGGVGIGGVLEPPNAQPVIIEDGAFIGSRCVIVEGVVVQREAVLGAGVVLTASTPIIDVTGSAPKTIKGTIPARAVVIPGTQDKTFAAGVYGTPCALIIGQRSAATDKKTSLNETLREYGLAV; this is encoded by the coding sequence ATGGATCCGAAGTACGAACCGCTCCAACCGATCATCAGTGGCGCCTTCTCCGATCGCTCACTCTTGCACGACTCCGCTGTTCGCACGGCCGTCAATCGTGCCATCGCGGGTTTGGACTGCGGAGAGCTTCGCGTAGCCGAACAAGCCGGCGATAGCGGCTGGGTCGTCAATGCGTGGCTCAAAGAGGCGATTCTACTCTACTTTCTCCTTCACGAGAGCACCTCATCCGAAGCGGGGCCGTTGGCGTTCTTCGATAAGATTCCGCCGAAGAACAAATGGGCTGGCTCGGGCGTTCGCGTCGTGCCGCCAGGCGTCGCGCGCTACGGCAGCTATCTCGCGCCCGGCGTCATCCTCATGCCGGGATTCGTCAACATCGGCGCGTGGGTCGGCGAAGGCACGATGGTCGACACGTGGGCCACGGTCGGAAGCTGTGCACAGATCGGTGCGGGCGTGCACCTTTCCGGCGGCGTGGGCATCGGCGGCGTTCTCGAACCGCCGAACGCGCAACCGGTGATCATCGAGGACGGCGCATTCATCGGATCGAGGTGCGTGATCGTGGAAGGCGTGGTCGTGCAGCGCGAAGCTGTGCTTGGCGCTGGCGTCGTGCTGACGGCGAGCACGCCGATCATCGACGTCACGGGCTCCGCTCCGAAGACCATCAAGGGCACGATACCCGCGCGCGCGGTCGTCATTCCCGGCACGCAAGACAAAACGTTTGCTGCGGGCGTGTACGGCACGCCATGCGCGCTCATCATCGGTCAGCGCTCCGCCGCCACCGACAAGAAGACGTCGCTCAACGAAACGCTGCGCGAGTATGGGTTGGCGGTATAA
- a CDS encoding divergent polysaccharide deacetylase family protein, with protein sequence MTPRRRGGGRTRRRSGRSGWLIFLVLLAVVGGGLWLQRHQLATMFKPKPAPRHVAVEPTAGPEEPSVAPTVAPPTPVATSTASPGASPSATPSGAPRVAIIIDDCGYSMDRDKPFLTLPIPVTLSVLPLTPHGREIADAALAAGKFAIVHLPMQPESSAANPGPGAITTEMTDDEVRAQVKDDLDALPAMPGANNHMGSRATSDQRVMNDVIGVFKERRMFFIDSMTSPLSVGASTARAMDVPNATRAIFLDNQVTVPYIEGQLKATMARALKYGSAIAIGHPNPQTDQALEEMIPQMQAAGIVFVPAQSLVQ encoded by the coding sequence GTGACGCCGCGGCGGCGCGGCGGGGGGCGGACGCGGCGACGCAGCGGTCGATCCGGTTGGCTGATATTCTTGGTATTGCTGGCGGTCGTTGGCGGCGGTCTTTGGCTTCAACGTCATCAACTCGCGACGATGTTCAAGCCCAAGCCCGCGCCGCGACACGTTGCAGTCGAGCCGACGGCGGGGCCCGAGGAGCCGTCGGTCGCGCCCACGGTCGCGCCGCCCACACCGGTTGCGACGTCGACCGCATCGCCCGGCGCTTCGCCAAGCGCCACCCCGTCGGGAGCGCCTCGCGTCGCCATCATCATCGATGATTGCGGTTACAGCATGGACCGTGACAAACCGTTTCTGACGCTCCCCATTCCGGTGACGCTCTCGGTGCTCCCATTGACGCCGCACGGCCGCGAGATCGCCGACGCGGCTTTGGCGGCCGGAAAGTTCGCGATTGTGCATTTGCCGATGCAGCCGGAGTCTTCGGCTGCAAACCCGGGGCCGGGAGCGATCACAACCGAGATGACCGACGATGAGGTCCGCGCGCAAGTGAAGGACGATCTCGACGCGCTGCCCGCGATGCCCGGCGCGAACAATCATATGGGCAGCCGAGCGACTTCCGATCAGCGCGTCATGAACGATGTCATCGGCGTATTCAAGGAACGCCGCATGTTCTTCATCGACTCGATGACCAGCCCGTTAAGCGTCGGCGCATCGACGGCACGAGCCATGGATGTGCCGAACGCGACGCGCGCCATATTTCTGGACAATCAAGTCACCGTGCCGTACATCGAAGGCCAGCTCAAAGCCACGATGGCTCGAGCCTTGAAGTATGGTTCCGCTATCGCCATCGGTCATCCGAATCCGCAAACGGATCAAGCACTCGAGGAAATGATTCCGCAGATGCAGGCCGCGGGCATCGTGTTCGTGCCGGCCCAATCCCTCGTGCAATAA
- a CDS encoding choice-of-anchor tandem repeat GloVer-containing protein: MRKIAIAMAVGIVFLAGCSHSLSTTPQPNGLAQADRNQRGVSPDSAPTHYRVLHRFQGGADGMFPRAGLVRDGAGNLFGTTERGGSGSCPNGCGVVFKVDPSGNESVLHSFDNSDGKRSFASLVLDAAGNLYGTTFWGGPSFFGVVFKVDPSGNESVLHGFATEGNPHAALIRDAAGNLFGTAESGGLRGRGSVFEVDQNGIYSEIHAFDNTDGYFPRANVIQDGTGNLYGTTERGGPSGNCGPGGCGVVFKLDRHGNETVLHTFSSTDGAFPDGGLVRDSAGNLYGTTRIGGSTNCTDSSGCGVVFKLDPSGNETILFRFKGKSGERPVAGLIRDADGDLFGTTEGGGSLGFGVVFKLDPSGKETVLHTFESSDGGPLGGLVRDAAGNLYGTAQYNSGNGVVFELTH, from the coding sequence ATGCGCAAGATCGCTATCGCTATGGCGGTGGGCATCGTTTTCTTGGCCGGCTGTAGCCACTCGCTCTCAACCACGCCACAGCCAAACGGATTGGCCCAAGCTGATCGAAATCAACGCGGGGTGTCGCCCGACAGTGCACCGACGCACTATCGTGTGCTGCATAGATTTCAAGGCGGCGCTGATGGAATGTTTCCGCGGGCGGGTTTGGTTCGGGATGGGGCCGGCAACCTCTTCGGCACCACCGAGCGCGGCGGCTCCGGGAGTTGCCCTAACGGATGCGGCGTGGTCTTCAAAGTGGACCCAAGCGGTAACGAATCGGTTCTTCATAGCTTTGACAATAGCGACGGGAAACGTTCATTTGCATCGTTGGTCCTGGATGCGGCCGGCAATCTTTACGGCACCACGTTTTGGGGCGGCCCGTCATTCTTTGGAGTCGTATTTAAGGTAGACCCGAGCGGCAACGAGAGCGTGCTTCACGGTTTTGCAACAGAGGGAAATCCGCACGCGGCACTCATTAGAGACGCGGCCGGCAATCTTTTTGGCACAGCTGAGTCCGGGGGATTACGGGGCCGCGGATCGGTGTTTGAAGTAGACCAAAACGGCATCTACTCCGAAATTCACGCGTTCGACAATACCGACGGATACTTTCCACGAGCGAATGTGATCCAGGATGGAACCGGCAATCTTTATGGCACGACAGAACGCGGCGGGCCCTCGGGCAATTGCGGGCCTGGAGGTTGCGGAGTCGTATTCAAGTTAGATAGACACGGAAACGAAACGGTGCTCCACACCTTCAGCAGCACAGACGGAGCATTCCCAGACGGCGGTCTCGTGCGCGATTCAGCCGGAAATCTATACGGTACTACGCGCATCGGCGGATCGACCAATTGTACAGACTCATCAGGCTGTGGAGTGGTGTTCAAATTAGACCCGAGCGGCAACGAGACGATACTCTTCCGCTTCAAAGGAAAATCTGGTGAGCGTCCGGTCGCCGGCTTGATCCGCGATGCGGACGGCGACCTTTTCGGCACCACCGAAGGCGGCGGATCGTTGGGCTTCGGTGTTGTGTTCAAGCTCGACCCAAGCGGCAAAGAAACCGTACTCCATACGTTCGAGAGTTCGGACGGCGGGCCGCTAGGCGGTTTGGTTAGGGACGCTGCCGGCAATCTTTATGGCACCGCGCAGTACAATTCCGGCAACGGCGTCGTATTCGAACTAACTCACTAA
- a CDS encoding pyridoxal phosphate-dependent aminotransferase, whose amino-acid sequence MAIANSRLLNIAPSGIRAMHDRKRPTSIDLGIGEPSLKPDIAPFESAVEWVREHGLLYTSYAGIPELRELVADVYGGAFFRNPDCVCVTTGSQEAIFLAIKTLAEPGRDEVLVTNPGYPIYHKVCELEGIAWRAIDLRADNAFIPRAETILASMTSLTRLIVLASPANPTGAVMPPSEVIALARGLAARPGPPVYVLVDEVYRELTYTAEPYRSLADEYPYTVTVTSLSKSCALTGLRMGFLIAPVEIALAAGRMHSLVLLSASHFGQRVALELFRDPVRLRAHLPWYVDQRRAVLEAARFNRLDIVEPAGAFYLLVRLPERLAHDSTAAACALLDRNDVVTVPGNVFASNTEGYLRVTWAAGREAVIEGLARMAEFMRA is encoded by the coding sequence GTGGCCATCGCAAATTCTCGCCTCTTGAACATCGCGCCGTCCGGCATCCGGGCGATGCACGACCGCAAGCGGCCGACCTCGATCGATCTTGGGATCGGCGAGCCGAGCCTCAAGCCCGATATCGCGCCATTTGAATCGGCGGTCGAATGGGTGCGGGAGCACGGTCTTCTCTATACTTCGTATGCGGGAATTCCGGAACTGCGCGAACTCGTAGCGGACGTCTATGGCGGCGCATTTTTCCGTAACCCCGACTGCGTGTGCGTGACGACGGGCTCGCAAGAAGCGATCTTCCTCGCGATCAAAACGCTCGCCGAACCTGGCCGCGACGAAGTGCTGGTCACAAATCCGGGTTATCCGATCTACCACAAAGTCTGCGAACTCGAAGGCATCGCTTGGCGCGCCATCGATCTACGCGCCGACAATGCGTTCATCCCTCGCGCGGAGACAATTCTCGCGAGCATGACGTCTCTAACCAGACTCATCGTGCTCGCGTCTCCCGCCAACCCAACGGGTGCGGTCATGCCGCCGAGTGAAGTCATCGCACTCGCTCGCGGTCTGGCGGCTCGGCCCGGTCCGCCGGTATATGTCCTCGTCGACGAAGTGTATCGCGAGCTGACGTACACGGCTGAGCCCTACCGCTCGCTCGCTGACGAATATCCGTATACAGTGACGGTCACAAGCCTCTCCAAGTCGTGCGCGCTCACCGGCTTGCGCATGGGCTTTCTTATCGCACCGGTCGAGATCGCGTTGGCCGCCGGACGCATGCACTCGCTCGTGCTGTTGTCGGCAAGTCATTTCGGTCAGCGCGTGGCACTTGAACTTTTTCGCGATCCGGTTCGACTGCGAGCGCACCTGCCGTGGTACGTCGATCAACGGCGTGCGGTGCTCGAAGCCGCTCGTTTCAACCGGCTCGATATCGTCGAACCCGCCGGCGCCTTCTATCTCCTCGTGCGCCTGCCCGAGCGGCTCGCCCACGACTCGACTGCCGCCGCATGCGCGCTCCTGGATCGCAACGACGTGGTGACGGTCCCAGGCAACGTCTTTGCGAGCAACACCGAAGGTTATCTGCGCGTGACGTGGGCGGCGGGACGTGAGGCCGTCATCGAAGGATTGGCGCGAATGGCCGAGTTCATGCGGGCGTGA
- a CDS encoding vitamin K epoxide reductase family protein — MKLFFFWCMHALVIACCIVGFQASLEMHNKAEADRRGELLDKSVVQTPRARLFGGVDNAAIGLAYYPAIAVASFFFSVAPVRIAALVAAAAATAVSLYLLYSLLFITKMKCTNCWMANTMNVMILVMLGDLALLN, encoded by the coding sequence GTGAAGCTGTTCTTTTTTTGGTGCATGCATGCGCTTGTCATTGCGTGCTGCATAGTTGGATTTCAAGCCTCCCTCGAGATGCACAACAAGGCTGAGGCAGATCGACGGGGAGAGTTGCTGGACAAGAGCGTGGTGCAAACGCCGCGCGCTCGGCTCTTTGGCGGCGTCGATAATGCGGCCATAGGTCTTGCATACTATCCGGCAATAGCCGTCGCGTCGTTCTTCTTCTCTGTTGCGCCTGTTCGGATTGCAGCGCTCGTTGCCGCCGCCGCCGCGACGGCGGTTTCGCTCTATTTGCTCTACAGCTTGTTGTTCATCACGAAGATGAAGTGCACGAATTGCTGGATGGCGAACACAATGAACGTGATGATACTCGTGATGCTCGGCGATCTCGCGTTGCTGAACTGA